Genomic DNA from Nomascus leucogenys isolate Asia chromosome 10, Asia_NLE_v1, whole genome shotgun sequence:
gtggaagatgctgtggtaattcctcaaagatctagaaccagaaatacaatttgacccagcaatccctgggtatatacccaaaggaatataaatcattctattacaaagacacatgcatgcatatgttttttGCAACACtactcataatagcaaagacctgaaatcaacccaaatgcccatcaacgatagactggataaagaaaatgtgatacatatacaccatggaatactatgcacccataaaaaggaacaagatcatgtccttggcAGGGACATGGACAGacctggaaaccattatcctcagcaaaccaatgcagaaacagaaaaccaaacactgcatgttctcacaagtgggagctgaacaatgagatcacatggacacagggagggggacagcACACACTGTGGACTGTTGGAGGAGGGCAGGTTGGGACAGGGAGAGGGTTAGGAacaatagctaatgcatgctgggcttaatacctaggtgatgggttgacaggtgcagcaaatcaccatggcacacgtttacctgtgtaacaaacctgcagatcctgcacatgtactccagaacttaaaataacaataaaatttttaaaaaatattcacaaatctcGATACAGagtgaaagggaaaggaagataTTTCCAgagccacaatttaaaaaaacattttattgttttcacacTCAGTGAAAGCAATTCTAAATGATGTAATTTAATTGGAAGATTAAAGAATCCAAAACATAAAATGTGATATCTTTGAGggagaaaaaatgggaaaaaccacacactaacacacatacacacccatgcacatgcaCCCTCATAGATACACACGTGGGTGAGTACTCAGAATAGAAAAAACACATACTGAAACGCACACACATATGTGAACATGCATCCTCACAGATACACACATGGGTGAGTACTCAGAATAGAAAAACCACATACTgaaacgcacacacacatacatgaacaCGCACCCTCATAGATACACACGTGGGTGAGTCCTCAGAGCTCAGCTAATGTGTAATTAGAACCCGTTTTCTCTACAGGGAGAGGAGAAATGGAtcctttttcaaaaatacagaacTGCTTGTGTAacttggcaattgtgaatagtgctgccatgagcTTAGAAGTATGGACGTCTCTTCTGTGGCCGATTTCATTtcttctgggtatacacccagcagtgggcttgctggattatatggtggGTGCacgtttagttttttgaggagcttgcatactgttttctaaaatggCTGTGTTAATTTACATGTCCACCAATGGTGTgtaaggattttcttttctccccatgCTCACCACCACTGATGTGTCACCATTCTGATAACAGGCAATCTAACAgctgtgaggtgatatctcactgcaaaatttcacttttcacacatatatgtgcatacatgtgtgtacatatatacatacacatatatatgtacacatgtatgcacatatgtacatatgtacgtACAGATGTATACATATGAATACATACATTTGTGTATCTATATATGCATACACTTACATACATATAAACTTTAAGGAGCTATAacctcacatctgttaggatGGTTACTGTGAAAAAGAGGAGAGTAGCAAGTGTTGGTGGGAAGGTAGAAAAAACAGAACCCTGCACTCTGCTAGTGGTAATATAAATGAGTACAATGACCAAAAAATACTACAGATGTTTTTCAGAAGTTAATGATCAGAGCTACCCTATGTTTCAACAATTTCACTGCTGGGTGTGTATCTAAAGGAAATGGAATCAGTACGTTGAAGAGATGCCCGCCCTCCCATGTTCATGACAGCTTTAGCCACCATAACCAAGACATGGAACCCGgccaagtgtccatcagcaggcgaatggatacagaaaatgaagTGCTCAGTATATACACAGCGAAAAACTATTGCGCCTTCTAGAAGAAGGAAATTGTTtcatttatgacaacatggatgagcctagaGGACATCACGCTACGTGGAATAAAGAAGGCACCGGAAGACACCTGCTGCCtgatctcacttatgtgtggaTTGCCCCAGTTCAACTcgtggaagtagagagtagaaggtGGTTCCCGGGAGCTGGGCTGGGGTGGAATTGGAGAGCTGCATCAAAGGATACCGCGTTTGTTAGACAGGAGGAGTAAGTGTAGTGGATCTGTTGTACAATACGGTGACTACAGTTGCTGACAATGGATTGTATATGCGAAAATTggtaagaaagtagattttaaatgttttcttaacaGAAAGATAACTATGTGATGTTAcagatgttaattagcttgacctAGCGATTTCACAGGGTATATTAAAATACCATGTTGCACACCCTAAATATGTAGAATTTTAaattgccaaataaaataaaacattaaaacaaaattaaaaaaaatattattttgaaacagaaaaacTGTAGAGTTTAAAACATGCCTGTTATAGAATggaaaattctattttatatgtgatgactttttttttttaattttttgagacagagtctggctctgttgaccaggctggagtgcaggggtgggatctcagctcactgcagcctccacctcctgggatcaagtgattctcctgcctctgcctcccaagtagctgggactgcagcgcACGCCACCATatcagactaatttttgtatttttagtagagatggggttttgccgtgttggccaggctggtcttgaactcccagcctcaagtgatctgccgcctctgcctccctatgtgttgagattacaagcgtgagccaccgcacccgggcaCATTGCCACTTTTTCTATTCTCAAGAAACATTTCTGATGCTCTGGGTATGTTTGTGTGTTTCATTCGTGTGTTAATATTTGTAAGAAATCACCAGTGAAGCTTCGTGAACTCGAGTTTATACCATGGGAACATTTTTATTACAGTCAGtgtttgtcacacacacacacacacacacacacacacatctgaaaTGAGTCAGATTCTCTGATTACTCTTATGTTCATTACACAAACTCCAGTTTGGAATATTTCATCTGTTTAATCTGCAATTTCTAGTATATTGGCATAGGTTTGCCGCCTGTTCCGTTGTTAGTTTTTGAAAATGTGTGTGGGATCTGCAGGGCTGCCTGCTGGCTCACTCCCATATGGAAACGCGTGcctgctctttctttctcttcctcattgtAGTTAGAATTCATGAGTGTGATTCATGTTTTCAAGAATGAGCTTCACTGGCTTTGTTGAATTTTCAAGCTTTGGTTTTTCCTCATGAACAActcctcttattattattattattccctttcTTACGCCTTCATTTGCAATAACTTGTTattcttctaaatttcttttttctctttttctttttttttttttaatatgaggtggagtctccctctgtcgccaggctggagagcagtggtgcgatcttggctcactgaaatctcttgactccctggttcaagcgattctcccgcctcagcctcccaaatagctgggattacgggcacgcccaccaacatgcccagctaatttttgtatttttaggagagacagggtttcatcatgttggccaggatggtctcaatctcctgaactcgtgatctgcctgcctcggcctcccaaagtgctggaattacaggcgtgacccaccgcgcctggccctaaatCTCTTATAGGAAAGCCAAGATCATTcatttcctactttttttcttttctaattcattcattcGTGGCTTGTAGTTTTCCAATTTCATCGTTTGATGTGTAATATTTACATTGTGATTCAGTTTAATGCACTTTCTGACTTAGTTTTCTCAGCTACTTCATTGATTATTGAGAAGTCTGttgctttatttcaaaaatgtagaGATATTAGTTATTTATACTGCAGAATTGAGTGATGCCTAAAAGTTCCCAGAGTCTCCTGGCGTAGATCCAGGCTGGCTGCGGTCCAATGGTGTCCACTGGGGGCAGCTCCCATGCATTCCAGACTCCATGGAGTGTGGAGTCTGGGTCCCCCCTGGATTAGTGGATGGCCAGCGTGGCATAGATGCTGGGCTCAGCTGGAGGTTCCCCTTCCTGGGATGGAGGAGGCTCAGTTGCCTTCCATCTAAGGGTCAAGCTGTGCAGCTGGGCGTAGGTCACATCCTGGGGGGCTTCAGATGCAGCAGCCTGCAGGGGGGGAGAGTGAGAGGGAAGGAAcgtgatgggggtgggggaggcctgGGGGCCTGGAGAGGAAAGCACTCACCTCAGTGTCCATCTGCCTGTCCTCTTCTGCCTGTGTGTCCTTTGTGTCCAGGAATTCCCCggacagtggggagggaggggaggccaTTTCTCTCCTAGGTCTGGAGTGTTTCACCTGGGCATACGTCACTGCCTGGGGGTCTTCATCGTGTGGGCTCTGCTGGAGAGAGACAGTGGTGGGGGGTGTCCTTGAGTCCCCCTGACCCCCTGGAGTCAATTTTCCTCACTGTTCCCAGGGTGATCCAATTGCATCCCTTTCCTCATGGAATCTCAGGGACGCCCTAAGGCCGTGGAGGGTCTGGCCGCTCCCTCCCTGTGGTTCTGGCCTCAACTCCTTACTCTGACCTTGCCCATTTGGCTGCAGCCTCATGCTGCCTTCCTGCAAGAGCTCGCTGCTGCCTCGGGGCCTCTGCACGGCTGTTTCCGCTGCCTGCAGGGGCTTGTCCATTAGAAGATCGTGTGGCCCCCTCAGTCCAGGCTTCTCAGATGACAGCTGAGCAGACAGCCCTCCCCTTCCATTCAGACTGGCCCCACTGCCCCACACTCTCTGCCCTTTCCCTGGTTTATGTTCCTTACAGCACGTTGCACTGCTGGACACGGTGCATCTATTTGCATTTTGTCTCCCAGCACGAGGTGAGCTCAGGAGGCGGGGGCGGCTCTGCTCCCTGCTGTGTCTGCAGCTCCCACAGGGAGCCCAATCCACAGTGAGCTCCCTGGGAACACTcgctggatgaatgaatgaaggggaGCCCAGGGGACCGCGTGGTTCATTTATTCCTCATCCTCCTGAGGCCCGGGGAGCGCTCTAACAACCAGACGGCCAAACAGAGGACGAGGAGCAGGAAGGGGACCCGGGAGGCGGCCCACGAGGTCCCAGGACACCAGGAGAGAGTGAGGTCACAGCAGGCGGGAGGCAGCGTGTTGGACAAGGAGGGGCCCACCGTGACGATGCTGAGAGCCGGGGGAAGGACAGAGAAGTCCTGCAGGATTAGATCTGGCACCAGGAGGCCTTTGGTGCCCGGGACAGGGGCAGGGTCTCACCTGAGTGTCCAGCTCCACCCCGTCCTCAGGCTGTGTGTCCTTCACGGCAGCATCTGCTGGGGCAGAGCAAGGGGTTCGTCTCCTGGGAAGGTTCCCTGGGACCTCTCAGCCCCGCCAGCCCCTGCCCTGTTCCCAGATGGGGCCACTGAGATGCAGGGAGGGGCTGCGATGTCCCCGAGGTCCCACAGTGTGGGGTGAGATCATCTCACCCTGAGCCCCAGACCCTTTCCAGCCGATGCCCCTTTCCCCATTGCTACGGAAACTTCGGGGCCCCCGTCTCCCTCCtggctggcacctcctcctctcacTCACAGAGGTTTTCTTCCTGGGCGTCGGCAGCTGGGCTGGCCCTGGGGGAGGCACGAGAGCTTTAGGGGCAGTGGATGGGCAGGGGCGGGTGGGAGTCTGGGCTCTCCGGGCAGAATTACCTCCTCTGCAGGCCTCTGTCTTTGGGCTCTGGCTCCACAGCCCCTGCAGGATGCTGGAAATCAGCTTTTCTCTGGGCTGAGGGAAGAAGGACAGAGCCTCAGCCCTGGGAACATTGGAGCCCCCTGCGCCCCACACGCAGCTCGAAGGTAAGGAAGGAAACCTGAAAACACTCCTGCCTCCGTGTTCCAAATGCCTCATGAGACAGACAGAGCCCGCAGGACACTTTACATTTGTAGATGGACAGAGCCCGCAGGACACTTTACATTTGTAGATGGACAGAGCCCGAAGAACACTTTACATTTGTAGATGGGACAGAGCCCGCAGGAGACTTTACATTTGTAGATGGACTGAGCCCGCAGGACACTTTACATTTGTAGATGGACTGAGCCCGCAGGACACTTTACATTTGTAGATGGACTGAGCCCGCAGGACACTTTACATTTGTAGATGGACTGAGCCCGCAGGACACTTTACATTTGTAGATGGACTGACGTTAAGTGCTTTCTCCATTCGCCTGGTGAGAGATGCTGGAACAGTTTCTCAAAGCTGCATCTGCCCAGTGGTTTGGATTCTCTCTGGCTGTGCCCTGAGCCCACCCTCGGTCGGCCCACAGGGTCCCCCCATTCCCTACTTACCCGATGTCCAGAGTTTGCCGTGACGTCGATGTCGGAGgacgaggaagaggaggaggaggagcagcaggaCGAAGGCCACCAAGATGCCGGTCACAACCCACAGGTGCCTTCCCAGACCTTGAGCACAATGATGTCAGGAATGGGGGTGATGTCATTGaaatgagcacctactgtatgcagGTGACTGCTGGACCTTCCATTCACCACCTCCAACCCCCACAACACTCATGCAGCACAGAAACATCCACCCTACCCACTGtacagatgaaaaactgaggctcagaggggggAATCACCTGCCCCAGGCCCCCAGCCAGGAAGCGGCAGAGCTGGGAAGGGAGCCCGGGAGTGTGACCTGCAGCCCTTGTTCCTGCACCAGAGCCGAGCCCCGGAGCTGCAGGGAAAGAGCCTGACCTTCCTGAACCACGGCgctgctcccctcccctgccccaggtcACCGTCTCTGCTGCAGGTGGGACAGGACAGGCCTCCGCGGAATCGGGTCTGGGAGGTTCCCTGGGAGGCCTCCTCTCCCAGGAGGTCACAGGTGGGAGTCAGAGCTGAAAGGAACTTTCCCACCCGCAGGCCTCTCTCCTTTACACTTGGAGAAAcggaggcccaggcaggggagGGGCCTGTCCACATCGCCACCTCCAGAGGAGCCTGAACCTAGGACAGAACTGACCCCTGCCTCCCCAGGACCCCGCCCACCTCCCACTCAGAGCCCTCACTCACCACTCTGGGGATCCGACCCCATGGGGGTGAGGGGTTGGTCCTCAGGGCCTGCTGGGTCAGGATGGGGAGGTGAGAGCTGGGGTTGCCTTGCTCCCCACATCAGCCCGGCTGCTCCTCCCCCAGGCAGGGGAGGGGCCTGTCCACATCGCCACCTCCAGAGGAGCCTGAACCTAGGAAAGAACCCACCCCCCCTCCCCAGGACCCCGCCCACCTCCCACTCAGATCCCCCACTCACCACTCTGGGGATCCGACCCCGTAGGGGTGAGGGGCTGGTCCTCAGGGCCTGCTGGGTCAGAACAGGGCGCTGAGGGCTGGGGCTGCCCTGCTCCCCATGTCAGCCCGGCTGCTCCTCCCCCAGGCTGGGCCCCAACATCTCCCTCTGCCTCGACCCCCCGCCCCTCACCAGCCCAGCCTCACAGCCCCGGGGGCCTGTGGTCCCTCCTCTGGCTCTGCCCAGCTCCCTGGAGGGAAGCTCGTGCTGGAGTCTTTGAGGGGAATGGGATTCTCTGGAGACTCAGGGCTGCCCTGTGGGAGGCCGCACTCCCTCTGAGTCCAGAAGCCTCAGGGACTCACCAGAtgtggaggtggggcctgttgtgggggagCTGGGGCCCCCAGAGGGTCCTGGGTAAAAGAAtgagaggaggctgaggagctGGGGCTTCCTTGAAGAATCCCCGTCAAACCAATTTCTCTACATGggccctgtggcctccccagcctctccctccacccacctcTCCTGTTCATGATGCTGGCGATGCCGC
This window encodes:
- the LILRB1 gene encoding leukocyte immunoglobulin-like receptor subfamily B member 1 isoform X9, which gives rise to MTPILTVLICLGPLPKPTLWAQPGSVITQGSPVTLRCQGDLKAQEYRLYREKKLASWITWIRPELVKKGQFPIPSITWEHAGRYRCEYHSRTRWSEPSDPLELVMTGVYIKPTLSAQPSPPGPMVASGVNVTLLCQSWGRMDTFLLTKDGAAHHPLRLRSEHQAQQHKAEFLMSPVTSAHAGTYRCYGSLSSKPYLLTHPSDPLELVVSGEGPDPPQPSAPCSDPAGPEDQPLTPTGSDPQSGLGRHLWVVTGILVAFVLLLLLLLFLVLRHRRHGKLWTSAQRKADFQHPAGAVEPEPKDRGLQRRASPAADAQEENLSDAAVKDTQPEDGVELDTQQSPHDEDPQAVTYAQVKHSRPRREMASPPSPLSGEFLDTKDTQAEEDRQMDTEAAASEAPQDVTYAQLHSLTLRWKATEPPPSQEGEPPAEPSIYATLAIH